The following is a genomic window from Hippoglossus stenolepis isolate QCI-W04-F060 chromosome 14, HSTE1.2, whole genome shotgun sequence.
acacatttttagattttgtgtaaGTTAAACTTTATATGGATACAATTATCTCCGATGTCTATCCcaaataaatgttcattaaCGCACTCAAAGAAAAAAGATGCTTCAGAACTTGATTGAGAATTatcacattttagttttctttttatcaaatAATTCAGATGTCTGCACGTACATGAGTACTCTGCCAACAGGAACTGCTGTTTGAGAAATTGACGTACAAATATTTAAACGTATAGGCCAAACGTTGGTCCGAGTTTTTGTTCCCATGTTGTGTAAAAGTGAAACAAACTTCACATAATTAAAATCTTTGTACAACCCTTTGTACCTAATTCTTCACAGATATATACGAGAGCTGTCAGGATCTCATCAAGCAGACAGTTTTGATGAGACATTTCCCAAAGCGtcaaactatccctttaagtacaAACTGTCAGTCCGCCATTGTGTCACCTCGTCTGAGAACACATGAACATCTGATGTCCACTGACTGAAATAGAAACTGGAGTCTGAGAAGCAACTCAATAACATTTTGGGATACAAAAAGCCATCTTCAGATATAAGCAGTCCAACTCTTTGATCGTAGAACATTAGAAAATCAGACGTGTGATTTTTAATTGGTGGATATGGAGAAGGCTGGCACTTGAGTAAAGTGAGCAaacatgttctgttttttcttttttgtcacaTTGACTAGTTCACAGCTCAGGGTCTGTGGATAACATTGGCACAAAATGAGGAAGTAACACTTAGATCTATATGTTATCCACATACATCAGCAAATCGaccccctcccttccctcccccacacacacacacacctccacactgATATGTGATACATATCTCATCCTACACACCTCGAAGATATTGTCAGGCTTAAAACTAGaactgttatttttaaattctctCCAAATGGATTCCTTTAATGCGAAGCCGGGTAGAAGCAgctcaaacttaaaaaaaaaaaaaaacacggttCGCCAAATAGGGGGTTTCATTAACAGCTGATAAATACTACAAACTGTACGGTAGTAGTAGAAAACAGAATTGTATAAAAAGTGATGTAAAACACTTGCTATAAGAAGCAGTATGGCGCTGCATGTGGTTTACCGTAAGCATGCTTTTAGTGTTCACTAGTATCAGAATGTGCTTCTATCGGGAAAAGAACGAGAAATAGCAATCTTCTTGTTGATCAGTGTGTAAAAAGGAATAGCAAGAGGAGAACATTACAGTTGTCGATGCACGCATTACCTTCTTTTATGAATGGTATCGTAAGGCAGGATGGAGACACTAAAGTGCCACATCTCAAAAGGAGCACAAGCCCCTTCTTTACCCGGCGCATGTGGGTCCAATGTTAATATTCAGAGATAGGCACCTGAGACAGCTGATGGATAGGTCCAACTCACGcacattatttgttttaatctatTCAAAAAAAATGAAGCCTTTAGATTAGAAGAACCAAAATAATGGAAGATGCCTGATGAGCAAATACTCAAATCAGAACTACTATCTCTATGGGTAAATAAGTCACGTGCTCCATGGTATACGTTTGTACTACAGTTTGTGAGTGCATCTCTAGCTCGCTATTAAATGTACATGTCTGTCTACCAAGTGTACTTTCTTCACTAGCAATATCTAACAGTTCATAACGTGTTTTTGGTGACGAAAAATAAATTGCTGAGTGTTAAACCcttcaatttttttgtttgtttttctattttttttttttttttacaggcttGTGGTggcactgatgtgttttttggaGTGGCTAACATGATTTCAGTCCCATGCAGTCACTCAgttcacaccttgttaacaACAAAAAGGACACATTGATCCTTCAtttaggaaagaaaaagaaaaatgacgtGGTCAGCACTGACAGACAGGTTTCTCACTCTTCTTCTGTTCTCTGGTCCTCAGAGGCCTCTGACAGAGTCACTGCTGTCCGTTAATCGTCTTTTCATATCCTCACATGGCGACTGAGCATTCTCCGTTTGTTAGTCCATACACAAGTAGAGAGCAGCGTCTGCTCAGGGAGAACACATCTCTCTCCACAGTGTCATTTGTATGGGCGACTTGAGATGCTCATGCCAAATTATAGGATAAGTGTAGATTCAGTGGGCTACAAGAGACACGATGCAGATGATGTTTAGGAGCATTATTGGGTTGTTGATCATTTCACAGCAGTTTGCATGGAATGGCTGTGGTCTTCAGATATTCAGCATCTGATGATTTGAAATCCTCTCAGGTCGAGGCCAAAGCAGGACTTCTGATAGaataacattttcttattttagcCTAAAATTCACTGGTCTCTAGTTTGGAGCTAAAGCTGAATTCAAACTAAAAACCTTAAAACAAAGCTTGTTGGTTTTAAGCTCCGTCTCTATAATCACAACCACAGCAGTGTGACAGTTtccttccaaaataaaagtctgtggTGAGGAATGCTCGGGGTCGTGttgtcaaaaaacaaataaaaaaagaaaagaatgccATCACAGTCATCATTCACATGAAAGCAACATTTAGAGGTGCAGGATGCACGAGTTATGCCCACTGCCTGTGACCATAATACACATATAAATGAGGAAAGTGAGTTGAGCGGAGccaaattattgtttttgaaaattgttttgtttgcttgtcatttgcttttttttgttttgttgctggaTGAGTGAGGTTCACTGACAGCAAATGCCAGAaaattcagaaaatgtaaaGGAGACTTTTTAGGTCAAATTATGATCCGTTGCTATGTCGAACTGGTTTGAAAGTCACATgggacaaaataaatgtttctggcATTTTGATGTGTAGTAATGTCAATAAGTGCAtttgaaacaaaacataaaacccccaaaattatatttaaaaaactcaaGGGTGGGaaataaactacaaaaatatatacatacacattatatatgcatatatgatgcatatatacacacataatgctatacatatatactgtctttatatatacatttacatattaCACACCGACAGTCATCGCATTTGTTGTTGGTCATTGTAACAGACGCCCTCTCTAGAAGGACGAAATCTTCTActttttctccttcagttttttgtaacttttactttagtttTGATTGGACAACTCTACTGGACGGttcttatttttgtgtgtgtagctgggcaaaaaagaaaatcacttgGAAAGGTAGAAAGAGTCAGTACTCTCTCTCAGGTGGGCAGGAGAGACGAGAACTGGGGGTGAATGAAGAGGATTTTGGCTGACACAGTGTGCACCCCTCAGGTCCAGCCCAGCAGATGAGTTGGGGATAtcgtgtggtggtggtggggggggggttgcaagGTGGAGGTTGGCAGGCAGTGATTGGGTGTGGCGGGGGGGTGGAGGTTTGTTTTAGTTCCAGATCCGGAGGAAACTGTCCCAGGAGCCGGTGGCTACAGCCATGCCATCTTCTGTCACCCCTAAACAGCTCACTCTGTTGTCGTGGCCCGCCAACACACCTGGGAGGACAGGGAAACAGAGATTCTGAATATTTCTGCAAGCCAAAGTCAAGAGCCATTTAAACATGACATAACAATTACtcagaaataacaacaaagTCTTAAGCTTTGTAAGACAGGCCATGTTCATACTATATGACATATTAATCAGGATGTCTGCtcttattgtgtttattttaggaGGAAACATATGTTTGATTATAGAGGGCAATGAATATTTGATCAGTCAATTAAGGAACTGACAGAAAAATATAGCGACAATGtcttaatcaattaatcatttaagatattttttaaagcaaaaacattCCCTCCTTCCAGTTTTTAAGTATGAGAATTtgctgattttctttgttttatgaGATAATCTGTGATAGTCTGAAAATCCTCAGGATTTAGGAAATTGTGATGTCATTTTAATGACCCacaattaaattattaatcaagaaaataatggaATGGCTTTCTAATGCCACAAACATTACTACACATTTCCTTGTGCGTCTCCACATGCATCTAGAGTGACCaattgtgatcagatctcacttccttTCTCTAtaagcaaataaacatgtacatcTTTTCTATTCccaaagaccaaatgatgtaGTTTTAGCCAGTCTGACACCAAAGATGTGCCGGCGATCAGTGTTTGTACGTCattgtgagagtgtgagagcgGAGCCAAGAGGAGAATTGAGAATCAATTACCTGCGCGCTCGCCTTTCAGAGTGTCCCAGACATTGCAGTTGAAGTCATCGTAGCCGGCCAGGAGCAGACGGCCGCTCTTGGAGAAAGCCACAGAGGTGATCCCGCAGATGATGTTGTCATGGCTGTACATCATCAGCTCCTGGTCGGCACGCAGGTCGAACAGCCTGCAGGTGGCATCATCTGAGCCTGTGCCAAAGGCGTTTCCATTGGGGAAAAACTACAGgagacaaaatatttaaattaagcTTAGTTTTTAAGCCATTAGATTGTGTTATTGAGGCACAAGGTTGGTTTCTCTAGAGACATATTTTCATCAAAAAGCTTCTTGTTCTTCCCAAAGTGTTACAGTCATtccagagggaaaaaaaacatgcagctttAGAGACCTGCCTTAAAAAGGAGCAGGAAATATTTCCAGTAGGGGAATCAAAATTATCAATACATAGTAAAATGAAACATATTGACGTTTCCCAATATCAGGCCAAAAATAGTTCCTTTGGATTCGTATATATCTATGAGTCTTCTCTGTATTGGATTAAATGGAGGGTAAACTGAGTTATAATCATTACAGTACAGTGTCATATTCAATCTGCAGCCAGAATCaccttcctgctgtgtgtttgtcactaAATGTCCAGTACTCACGGTGACGGCGTTGATGTCGGACACGTGGCCAGTGAAGGACTGCCTGCACATGCCATCACGGATGTCCCACAGCTTGGAGGTGGCATCACAGGCACCTGACACAAAGGTCTTGTAGTCAGGGCTGAGAGACAAACTCATCACGTCTCCTGTGTGGCCAGTGAAGACGGTAGCCTGCTGGCCTGTCTCTatgtcccacaatgcactgcaaaaaaatatgttttggttAGGAAtgatttctgaaaatgttcccTGAGTTATTATGAAGGCACAGCTGGGAAGTAAACCGCATGAAAGACTTGTGCTTTTACATAAATTGGCACATTACACGTGTCAACTGTAATGTGCCAATTTAATGTGAATAGAATATTTTCTATCATGTGAACAGCCTAGTTCTTTAGGCTGCAGGCGAGGACACAATGTCGCTGACTCACCAGGTGGTGTCTCCAGAGCTGGTCAGTATCTGGTTGTCATCCAAGAAACGACAGCAGGACAAATAACCTGCAGATAAACACAGGTTCCACATCAGATAGGAAGAGATCTCTCCTTTGCTTTGTCAGTTCCCCTAAACAAAGCACTTAACTCTTAACCAGAGCCGGCAGTCACTGAACTGAGCTCTGATTTCAGTTGTGTTCAAGTAGTTAtgttcacacaaaaaaagatgaGTTGGGCCTGTATTGAAATATCAACACCAGGCATGATGGAGGGCTGCATTCATGTTGTGGTATGATAAAAATGTGCATTCACTGTAGTTAATCATCAAAGCAGTGGTCTCTGTTTATAGGGAGCCACACATTTTTATCATTCTTCAATGTGTATTACAGAGTGCCTGCAAGTCAGtctatgaaaacaaattcaacaaacataaatatattgaagtataaataaacaacatgcTGAGCATAAAGGTTGTAATGTctccttttatttgtatttattggcCGGTGGCCCTGTGCTCACCTGTGTGTCCAGGCAGCTCTCGGGTAACGCGCACATTGCCTTCACGGGTCTTCAGGCTGTATATAGAGC
Proteins encoded in this region:
- the LOC118121360 gene encoding guanine nucleotide-binding protein subunit beta-4 isoform X1, with the protein product MSELEQLRQEAEQLRNQIRDARKACSDSTLSQITAGLDSVGRIQMRTRRTLRGHLAKIYAMHWGSDSSDGSPRLLVSASQDGKLIIWDSYTTNKMHAIPLRSSWVMTCAYAPSGNYVACGGLDNICSIYSLKTREGNVRVTRELPGHTGYLSCCRFLDDNQILTSSGDTTCALWDIETGQQATVFTGHTGDVMSLSLSPDYKTFVSGACDATSKLWDIRDGMCRQSFTGHVSDINAVTFFPNGNAFGTGSDDATCRLFDLRADQELMMYSHDNIICGITSVAFSKSGRLLLAGYDDFNCNVWDTLKGERAGVLAGHDNRVSCLGVTEDGMAVATGSWDSFLRIWN
- the LOC118121360 gene encoding guanine nucleotide-binding protein subunit beta-4 isoform X2; amino-acid sequence: MSELEQLRQEAEQLRNQIRDARKACSDSTLSQITAGLDSVGRIQMRTRRTLRGHLAKIYAMHWGSDSRLLVSASQDGKLIIWDSYTTNKMHAIPLRSSWVMTCAYAPSGNYVACGGLDNICSIYSLKTREGNVRVTRELPGHTGYLSCCRFLDDNQILTSSGDTTCALWDIETGQQATVFTGHTGDVMSLSLSPDYKTFVSGACDATSKLWDIRDGMCRQSFTGHVSDINAVTFFPNGNAFGTGSDDATCRLFDLRADQELMMYSHDNIICGITSVAFSKSGRLLLAGYDDFNCNVWDTLKGERAGVLAGHDNRVSCLGVTEDGMAVATGSWDSFLRIWN